The following proteins come from a genomic window of Accipiter gentilis chromosome 2, bAccGen1.1, whole genome shotgun sequence:
- the TNFRSF11B gene encoding tumor necrosis factor receptor superfamily member 11B, with the protein MNKFLCCTLVLLDVSIKWTIQDDSPPKYPHYDPGTSRQLLCDQCPPGSYVKQHCTATSPTQCAPCPDQYYAEEWNSNDECQYCSAVCKELQYIKQECTSTQKRICECVEGRYLELEFCLKHKECPPGFGVAQPGTPESDTVCKRCPEGFFSNETSSKAACLKHTNCSALGFKIALKGNAVRDNICQENTDTTPQKCGIDVTLCEEALFRFAVPTQLTPNWLNILADSLPGTKVSTENIEKIKQRHSSQEQTFQLLKLWKQQNKEQDMVKKIIQDIDLCENSVLKHIGHHPNLTFEHLNTLMGSLPGKKVGKEDIERTMKLCQPTEQVLKLLNLWRIKNGDQDTIKGLMYGLKHLKTYHFPKRTIQSLKKVIKFLHRFTMYRLYQKLFLEMIGNQVKSVKVRCV; encoded by the exons ATGAACAAGTTCCTGTGCTGCACGCTTGTG CTCCTGGACGTTTCTATTAAGTGGACCATCCAGGACGACTCTCCCCCCAAGTATCCCCACTACGACCCAGGGACATCCCGTCAACTGCTGTGTGACCAGTGCCCTCCTGGGAGCTACGTAAAGCAGCACTGTACAGCCACCAGCCCGACGCAGTGTGCCCCGTGTCCGGATCAGTACTACGCCGAAGAGTGGAACAGTAACGATGAATGCCAGTACTGCAGCGCCGTTTGCAAAGAGCTGCAGTACATCAAGCAGGAGTGCACCAGCACCCAGAAACGCATCTGTGAGTGCGTCGAAGGCAGATACCTGGAGCTCGAGTTTTGTTTAAAGCACAAGGAGTGTCCTCCCGGATTCGGCGTTGCACAGCCAG GTACCCCTGAGAGTGACACTGTATGTAAGCGATGTCCAGAAGGATTTTTCTCAAATGAAACATCATCCAAAGCAGCCTGTCTAAAACACACGAACTGCAGTGCACTGGGTTTCAAAATAGCATTGAAGGGAAATGCAGTTCGTGACAACATCTGTCAGGAAAATACAGATACGACACCTCAAAAATGTGGAATAG atgTAACCCTGTGCGAGGAGGCTTTGTTCAGGTTTGCTGTTCCTACTCAGCTCACACCTAACTGGCTGAATATACTAGCAGACAGTTTGCCTGGAACAAAGGTTAGCACAGAAAATATCGAAAAGATTAAACAAAGGCACAGTTCTCAAGAGCAGACCTTCcagcttttgaaattatggaagcagcaaaacaaagaacAGGATATGGTCAAGAAGATTATTCAAG ATATCGATCTTTGCGAAAATAGTGTCTTAAAGCATATTGGCCACCACCCGAATCTCACCTTTGAACATCTCAACACACTGATGGGAAGCTTACCAGGCAAGAAAGTGGGAAAGGAAGATATCGAGCGCACAATGAAACTATGTCAACCTACAGAGCAAGTTCTGAAGCTTCTCAATCTGTGGAGAATAAAGAATGGCGACCAAGACACTATTAAAGGTTTAATGTATGGACTGAAGCACTTGAAAACATACCACTTTCCAAAGCGAACCATCCAAAGTCTGAAGAAGGTGATCAAGTTTCTTCACAGATTTACAATGTATAGATTATACCAGAAACTCTTTTTAGAAATGATAGGGAACCAAGTTAAATCAGTGAAAGTAAGGTGTGtctaa